A window of Candidatus Angelobacter sp. genomic DNA:
GTGCGGGAGCCCATCCGGTCGCGCTGCTCACCCATGGATACGCTGCCTCGAAAGAGACGCTCTATCGCTACGGGGAGGCGCTCGCAGCCGCCGGATTTATTTGCTATAGCGTTGACCAACCGGGGCACGGAACGTCGCCGCGGAAATTCCATTTTATGGACGCCGTGCATACGCTGGAGGCGGTCGCGCGCGAGGTCGGGCCGGTGGATGTTTTCGCGGGTTGGTCGCTAGGTGGCTATACGGGAGGCGAAGCAGTGCGGGAAGAGGGAATGAAACCGCGGCTTTTCATTGCCATCGGTTCCTTTCCCGTCCTGGGTGACCACCCCCCGCCGTTGCTTTTCCTGGCAGGCCGGTTCGAGGAAACCTTTACACCGGCGCTCCTCAAGAGCCGAACGGACGCGCGTCTGGTGATTTCTCCCTGGTCAGATCACGTGCTTGAGGGATTTGATCCTGTGCTGGTGAATTCAGCCGTCGAGGCCGCGTGCGCCGCAGTGCATCAGACGGCACCGGCCCCTCCCACGGCATGGCTCTGGCGACCCTTTGGTGTCATCCTGGCAATGTTTGCAGCGGGTGTGCTGGCAAGTTATTTGACGGATTTGTTTCCGAGACTGGCTCGATTCCGCGGACTGTTAATCGGTGGCTTTGTTGCTGCCGCATTCATGCTCACCATCCGCGGCGGTTGGCTCGATGCGACACCCAACCTACCGTCACAAGTGATCGCCATTCCTGTTGCCCTCCTCCTGGCAATCATTGTCGGCAGGTTCCGCATCCCGCGATGGAGCTTCGTCGCGCTGAATCTCCTTGTGATGGTGATTGCGGCATTCTGGTTCCATACGAGCCAGAGTCGGCCCGCGCTTATCCTCATGGCTTCTACCCTGGTCCTGACGCCCGCCCTGATCGCCGGAATTGTCATCGCCTGGTTTGCGTCCCGCCAGGGGTCCCGGTTGCAAGGCGACATCGCCATGGCCATCTTCCTGGGTTGCCTCTTCCAATGTTTGAAACCGCCACGAATGGCTCCCCTAGCGCCGACACCACATGCAGCCATCAAGCTGGACGCAAGGCTTCTCGATGCCTGTATCGGCGAATACGAAATTGTGCCGGATAACGTGTTTGACACTGGAGCAACGGTGACTATCCGGCGAAAAGGAGATCATTTAGTCTGGCAACTTTTTTGGGACAACGCATGGCAAAGCCCTTTGGATCTTTATCCCGAATCGGAAACCAATTTCTTCCTCGTAATCAATGGCGCGCAAGTGACATTCAATAAGGATGATCAAGGCGAAGTGATGGCGATAAGGCGCCATAAGCCAGGGCTGCCGGATAGCGAGGGGATGAAGCTTAAAACCGAATGATCGCGTCTTTGGCAAAATTCCTGGACTGGTCGTCCATTCAGCTAATGACACTGATGGCACCCGTCGATGACCTTGGCTCGAAGCTGGAAGAAGCAGTTCAGTTTTTGAACGGACCGGACTTTGTTCACGCTGAAAGTCAACCAGCACAAGTTGAATTCGACAGCTCTCTCCATTTCAATTTTCCCTCGCCGCGACCTTGCGAATTCGAGGAAAACAATGTAGTTCATGGACGGCTTTACCGTTGCGCCGAACGATGGCGGAAGCGACCGGTGATTATCTTGCTGCCCGGCTGGAAAGATTCAGCCAGCTATAACCTCAGATTTCCATTGATCGCCCGCCACTGTAATCGCGCGGGATTTAATGTGGCTACGTTGGTGCCGCCCTACCACTTTCAACGCCGTCCCCGCCAGCGCAGGGAGTTTGACCGAGGCGATTGCCTTGAGTTTGCGGAAGGAACAGCCCAGTCAATCGCCGAAATTCGCGCCCTGACCGGCTGGCTGCTGAAGGAAGGTTGCCCGGCTGTCGCATTGTGGGGTTATTCGAGGGGAGCGGCTGACGCGGGAATGGTGGCGTGCCACGATGCACGAGTGGCCGCAGTTGTTATGGCAAGCGCTCCTGCGTGTTGCAAAGCTTCTGTGGAACAAATGGCAATCCGTCCTCGTATTCACAGGAGATGGAAGAGCATTGGCGAGTTATGCGACAGATTCAACATGACACCGATGAATTTAACCGCTCTCCAGCCAGCCATCCCCAGGGAGAATATTTTGTTGATAGCAGGTATTTATGATTCGCTTTGTCTCAAGGACGAGATTGAAAACCTTTCCCGGGTATGGGGACATCCCGACATTTGGCAGTTGCCCCACGGACATGTCGGCATTTGTTGCGGGTTCGTGCTGGGCTTGAACGGCCGCATCCTTCGCTGGCTGGCGCCACGGCTGAACGCGCCTGCCGTTCAAGCACGACCAAACGACGCTGCCAGATAATGCCAAGTTGCAGAAAGAAAAGAGCGAGATTCCTTCGGCTTTCGAGGGAATCAACGTTTGAACTCGGCATAATCTTTTACACGGCACAATACGCGGGCTGGCTCGGACAACTCTATGATGACTCCCGTTATGTCTGGCGGGGCAGATTTTCACAATCCCGATTCGAGCGCCGATGTCTCGCTGAGTACGCAGAGGTTTTCAAGACGGTCTCGGTTGACGCAACTTTTTACCGCTTTCCGGACGCGCAGTTTTGGAAGGATCTTGTTTCCGAAGTGCCGCAGGATTTTCTTTTTTCGCTCAAGGTCACGGATGAGATCACTATCAAAACTTTTCCCAACCTGCCGCGGTTTCGGTCCCGGGCAGGCAAGGCAAATCCGGATTTTCTGAACGCGCGCCTTTTCACATCGGCATTCCTTGCCCCATGCGAACCGTTCAAGAAACAGGTGGGGCTGCTTATCATCGAGTTCTCGCGCTTTTATCCGGGTGATTTCGCGCGCGGCCGGGACTTCGTCGGAGCACTGGACCGTTTTCTGGCGGAGATACCCCGCGGATGGCGCTATGGCGTCGAGGTTCGCAACCGGCAGTTTCTGCGAGACGAATATTTCACGGTGCTACGGCGTCACGGTGTCGCGCACGTTTACAACAGTTGGGCTGACATGCCGCCCGTCGGAGAGCAAATCGCGATTCCTGCCAGCCGCACATGCCCGGAGTTTCTGGGA
This region includes:
- a CDS encoding alpha/beta fold hydrolase, which translates into the protein MTLAEETPALKFFPTGAGAHPVALLTHGYAASKETLYRYGEALAAAGFICYSVDQPGHGTSPRKFHFMDAVHTLEAVAREVGPVDVFAGWSLGGYTGGEAVREEGMKPRLFIAIGSFPVLGDHPPPLLFLAGRFEETFTPALLKSRTDARLVISPWSDHVLEGFDPVLVNSAVEAACAAVHQTAPAPPTAWLWRPFGVILAMFAAGVLASYLTDLFPRLARFRGLLIGGFVAAAFMLTIRGGWLDATPNLPSQVIAIPVALLLAIIVGRFRIPRWSFVALNLLVMVIAAFWFHTSQSRPALILMASTLVLTPALIAGIVIAWFASRQGSRLQGDIAMAIFLGCLFQCLKPPRMAPLAPTPHAAIKLDARLLDACIGEYEIVPDNVFDTGATVTIRRKGDHLVWQLFWDNAWQSPLDLYPESETNFFLVINGAQVTFNKDDQGEVMAIRRHKPGLPDSEGMKLKTE
- a CDS encoding alpha/beta hydrolase family protein, whose product is MIASLAKFLDWSSIQLMTLMAPVDDLGSKLEEAVQFLNGPDFVHAESQPAQVEFDSSLHFNFPSPRPCEFEENNVVHGRLYRCAERWRKRPVIILLPGWKDSASYNLRFPLIARHCNRAGFNVATLVPPYHFQRRPRQRREFDRGDCLEFAEGTAQSIAEIRALTGWLLKEGCPAVALWGYSRGAADAGMVACHDARVAAVVMASAPACCKASVEQMAIRPRIHRRWKSIGELCDRFNMTPMNLTALQPAIPRENILLIAGIYDSLCLKDEIENLSRVWGHPDIWQLPHGHVGICCGFVLGLNGRILRWLAPRLNAPAVQARPNDAAR
- a CDS encoding DUF72 domain-containing protein, which codes for MPSCRKKRARFLRLSRESTFELGIIFYTAQYAGWLGQLYDDSRYVWRGRFSQSRFERRCLAEYAEVFKTVSVDATFYRFPDAQFWKDLVSEVPQDFLFSLKVTDEITIKTFPNLPRFRSRAGKANPDFLNARLFTSAFLAPCEPFKKQVGLLIIEFSRFYPGDFARGRDFVGALDRFLAEIPRGWRYGVEVRNRQFLRDEYFTVLRRHGVAHVYNSWADMPPVGEQIAIPASRTCPEFLGARFLLKPGRRYEEAVRLFSPYEAVKEPYPEGRAAVARLLKKVKMAGDRTKAFIYVNNRFEGNAPESIAAMIDEDRVDL